CGACGTTCGAATTGGGATCCGGTGTCACCGAGCAGTTGGCGGCGCTGCAGAGCACCATCACCTACGACGATGCGATCGTCGTCTGGGTCAACGGCACCAAGGTCGCCAGCTACGCGGATGGCCGCATCACCGAGACGACGAACATCGAGTATGCCGGCGACAGCAACGGCGACCCGGTCACCAGCACGTTCTCCGCCGACGCCGGTGTGCTCCAGGACGGCACCAACACGGTCGCGGTCGCGCTGTACCAGGACCGCGACACGAGCTCGGACATCTACTTCGACATGTCTTCGCTGACGCTCGTGGAGGCATCCGAGCCGGGCCAGCCCATCGTCGCGCCGCCGACTCGAGTCGTCCTCACCCCGACCGAGACGCCCGCGACCTCGCAGTCGTTCTCGTGGCTCGCCGGTGACGCGTCGCACGCGTCCGGCCAGGTGCAGATCGCACCGGCCCAGGGCGGCGACATCCGCACGGTCGACGCGTACTCGGCCGGCGTGGCGGGTGGAAACCCGAACCAGCACTTCTCCGCCACGGTCGATGCCCTGACTCCGGCGACCGATTACCGCTACCGTGTCGGCCTCGAGGGCAGCTGGAGCGACTGGTTCGAGTTCCGTACGGAGGATCCGAACCAGAAGGACTTCCAGTTCGTCTACTACGGCGATGCCCAGATCGGTCTCGACACGACCTGGCCGAGCGTCGTCGCGCAGGCGGAGGCGAACGCGCCCCGCTCCATCGGATCAGTGCACGCCGGTGACCTCATCAACACCGGTGGCAACGACACGGAGTGGTTGAACTGGTTCAAGGGCATGCAGAACTCCGCCGTCAGCACCAACGTGATGGCCGCCCCCGGCAACCACGAGTACTCCGGAGACAAACTGCTCACCGCGTGGAAGGCGAACTTCGAGTACCCCCACAACAACCCCGCGATCGGTTCGATCGGCGATCTGGCGAACCTGGCGCAGGGCGACTCTGAGGTCGCGAAGCAGTACCGAGCGTACTTCGAGCACTGGGCGGAGTTCGCAGCCGAGACGGTGTACTTCACCGACTACCAGGACGTGCGCTTCATCACGTTGAACGCGACGCGCGACACGACCTTCCTCACCCCCTCGGAACTGCCGTCGTGCAACGGCGACGAGTGCCCGTCGACGAAGGTCTCCGAGATGTGGACGAAGTTCCAGGCGGCCTGGCTCGACGAGGTTCTGAAGAGCAGCCCGTCGAAGTGGAACGTCGTCACCTTCCACCAGCCGGTGTTCTCGGCATCCGAGGGTCGCGACGAGCCCATCCTGCGTGCGGAGTGGGTGCCGGTGTTCCAGAACAACGACATCGACATGGTGCTGATGGGCCACGACCACACCTACGCCCGCGGTTACGTGAACACGGATGCGACCGAGACCGAAGGCATCACGACCGGCCCGGTGTACGTCGTCTCCAACTCGGGCGCGAAGCACTACGAACTCGCACCCGACGCCGAGAACGTGTGGACCAACAACGGCGCGACCCAGGTACTTCGCGGCGCGGGTGTGACGACGTACCAGGTCATCGACGTCAGCGAGGGCCAGCTCGTCTACCGCTCGTATCTCGCGGAGAAGACCGAGAACGCCACGACCGACCTCCCCATCGGCGCGGTCTACGACGAGTTCACCGTCACCAAGGACGATTCGGGCGAGAAGTGGGTCACCGAGGCCGGCATCAACCCGCCGGTCGATCCAGAGCCCGAGGTTCCGGCGAAGATCGAGTTGAGCGCGACCTCGGTCGTCGCGGGAGAGAGGATCTCGGTCTCCGGCACCGGCTTCGCCGAGGGCGCAGAACTCGAGATCGAACTGCGTTCGACGCCGGTGACGGTCGGCACGGCGACGGCAGGTGCCGATGGCTCATTCACCACCGCAGTGACCATTCCGAAGGCCACACCAGCGGGTTCGCACACGCTCGCGGTCATCCTTCCCGACGGCACTGAGGTGACGGCCGGCGTCACCGTCGCTGTCGCCGGTGGCGGCGCGGATCCCGGTGCCGGCAACGGCTCAGGGGGCGGCTCGGTAGGTGGATCATCCGGTGATGGCGATCTGGCCACCACCGGCGCCGACAGCACCGGACTCATCCTCGGTGCCGTAGTGCTGCTCGCTCTGGGCCTCGGCCTCTTCGCGATGCGGCGCCGCCGGCACGCGGAGTAGCCAACGCGTCTCTATGGTGCGCCGTCGGGGCTCGGTCCCCGGCGGCGCATCGTCGTCCTCGGGGGCGCATCGTCGTTCCCGGCAGGAGTGCAGGGCGGGCGCTCAGCGCCCTGTCAGGTCACGCATCTCCCTGGCATGCCGGCGGATCATCGACATCAGGCTCGTCGACAGAATGAACGCACCGACAGCGGCGATCCCGATGAGAACCCAGATACCCTGCTCCGGGTCGATAAGCCCCAGCACGAAGATCAGGATCGCTGCGGCCGCGAGCGCGAGCCCTTCGACGAGGCCGAAGGTGACGAAGAACCGTGTCTGACGCTGCTGGTGCTGCCGCCTCAGCTCATCGACACGATGATCGTTCGAACTGCCGTTCAGCGAGTAGCTCATGCCGGAAGCGTAGCGGGCGTCGTCTCAGGCCGGGTCGCCCTGCACCGGACCTTCCGTGTTCGGCTTCCAACCCAGCGCCGGTGCGACATGGGTCGCGAACGACTCCAGCACGTGCAGGTTGTAGTCGACACCCAGCTGGTTGGGGATGGTGAGCATGAGCGTATCGGCAGCCATCACGGCCTCATCAGCAAGAAGCTGCTCGATCAGCACATCCGGCTCCGCGGCATATGTCTTGCCGAATGTCGAGCGGAAGCCGTCGATGATGCCGACCTGGTCACCGTTCTCGGCGCTGCGGAGGCCGAAGTACGCCCGATCCATGTCATTGATCAGCGGGAACACGCTGCGACTGACCGAGACTCGTGGCGAACCGGTGTGACCTGCGGCCTTGTACGCCGCTCGATACAGGTCGATCTGCTCACGCTGCAGCTCGTGGAACTGCGCGCCGGTCGCTTCGGTGAGGAGCGTGGAGCTCATCATGTTGAGGCCCTTGCGGCCGGTGTCCTCAGCTGTTGCACGCGAACCCGATCCCCACCAGATGTGATCGCGCAGCGTCTCCGATCGCGGCTCGATGGCCAGGTACCGCCCCTCGCCGACCTGTTGCGGGTCGCCCTGGACCACACCGGCGCCATCGATCGCCTCGAGGAACAGGTCGAACTTGTCCCGTGCGAGATCGGCACCGCGCGGGTCTTCCGAACCGACGTACCCGAACGCTTCGTAACCGCGGAGTGCGGTCTCGGGTGAACCACGGCTCACGCCCAGCGCTATGCGGCCGCGGGCGATGAGATCGAGGGCTGCGGCCTCTTCGGCGAACTGCAGCGGGTTCTCGTACCGCATGTCGATGACACCAGTACCGACCTCGATGCGCTCGGTCTTCGCCGCCATCGCAGCCAGCAGCGGCATGGGAGACGCCGCCTGGCGGGCGAAGTGGTGCACGCGCACGTATGCGCCGTTGACGCCGAGCTGATCAGCCCCGACCGTGAGGTCGATCGTCTGGTGCAGCATGTCGCCGGCGGTGCGAGTGCCAGAACCGGCGACGGGTGCGTAGTGCCCGAACGAGAGGAATCCGAAAGCCTTCATGCTCTATGCAACCGAATGGATGCTGCGTGCATTCCCATCCAGCCGGCGAGGCTGCCGGGGTGGGACGGCTCGCACGAATCGGAGGAGATCGCACGAAACGGAGGACCGGATGCCCGGACGTCATCCTCCGGATCACGCGAAGTCCTCCGGTTCACGCGGCACCAGGTCAGCCCGCAACCAGGAACCCGTCCCGCACGAGCTGGCGGATGCGGGGTTCGAGGTCATTCCACAGGTCGACGAGAGGCACCTCGAAGAGGTCGGCGAGGGCCGACACGATCTGGGTGACGCTGAGTTCGCCGTCACACGCGCCGACGAAGCCGGCGAGCGCCGAATCCACCGACACCGTGCGGCCGAGCCCTCCGCCCTGGCGCAGCTCGATCACACTCGGGTCGTCATCACCTGGCATGAAATGCCGCGCCTCGGTCACATCCCCGGCGGTGATGAGGGTGTGCGGGATGCCGTCGGCCAAAGAGTCGTGCGCGGCGAGCCCTTCGCCCAGCGCACGGCCAGGGGCCGACAGCGGCTGCGACACCGTCTCGAAACGGCGCAGGCGCGAAGGCACCGGATCTGCTGGACGACGCAGCAGCACATACCCGAAGCCGATCGCAGTGACGTCGCGCTCCGCGAAATCATCGAGCCAGGCCTCCAGCATCCGTCCGAAGGCATCCTCGCGAGGGGTTGTGCCGCCGTCGCGGATCCACAACTCGGCATAGCCGAGCGGCGTGAGTTCTTCGCGCTGGATCACCCAGACATCGAGCGACGGATCTATCCATGACTCGAGGCGAGCGAGACCCGTGGTCTTGGGACGCGACTCCCAGTTGCCGAGCAGCTGGGCGATCCCGCCGGGCGTGAGGTGCGAGGGAACATCGCGCACGAACTGCTCCACCAGCGCGTCGCCGATCAGCCCACCGTCCCGGTATTCATACGCCGTCACACCGTCGACGCGCGGGGTGATGACGAACGGCGGATTGGAGACGATCAGGTCGAACGCCTCTCCGGCCACAGGCTCGAACATGCTGCCCTGCCGGAAGGTCACATTGTTCACGCCGTTCAGACGCGCGTTGAGCTCGGCGAACGCCAGTGCTCGTGCCGAGATGTCGGTGGCGACGACCTCTCCCGCATGACGAGACACGAGTAGGGCCTGGATGCCGCATCCGGTCCCTAGATCCAGGGCACGGCCGACGGACACGGGCACGATCAGCTCTGCCAGCGTTCGCGACGCTCCGCCGACACCGAGCACGTGGTCGGCGGGCAGCGCCGTACCGAGCGCGAGCTCGTCGAGGTCGCTGGCGATCCACCATTCGCCGATGCCGTCCGCGTCCACGAACGATTGCGGCCGGATGAGCGCCGAAGGCACGACATCCTCTTCGAGAGCCCCATCATCGCTGGATACGGCGGCGAGTCCGAGAGCGATCAGACCGTCCACACCCAGCCGTGGCAGCGCTGCTGCGACCAGCTGGTGCGGCTGCGGCATCCCGAGCACGAAGAGGCGACCGAGCGTCGCCAGCGCGCCCACATCCCGCGCGATCGCGCGCAGCAGGGGTTCGCGAACGCCCCGACCGAGCGCATCATCGGCCTCTTCGCCCCAGAGGCGCCGCAGTGGCTCGGAACGGAAGTCGGCAGCATCCAGATCCGCAGCCAGTGCGGCAGCGAGAGACGGATCGGGCGTGGGTGGGAGCGCGTCGGACACGGCCGTCACTCTACGCGCCTTCAGGGTTCCCCTACCCCACCCGCTTAGAATCACAGGGTCACAACTCACGGGATGACCGCCGCGGTGCCCGAGGAAGACCAGAGACGTTGATCACCCCCCGATTCAGCCGTCGTGTGCGCGCGCAGCGCCGTGCACGCGGTGCCGTGGTGTTCGCGCTGGCCGCCGCGCTCATCGCCGCTCCCCAGCTGATCTCAGTGACACCGGCCGTCGCTGCCGAAGAAGCGCCCGAGGACGGCACCGTCGAGGTCTCACTCACGACGGGTGTGCACGGGGTATCGCAGCCCGGTTCACCTCTGCTGACCACCGTCACGATCGACAACGGCACCCGGGAGGAGCTCTCCCCCGGTCTGGTGAGCGTCGAACTGAATCGCACCGCTCTCGCGGACGGCGCCGCACTCACGGCGTGGCTCGATTCCGGACAGACTCAGGGCACGTTCTCATCGCTCGGAATCGAGGAATCGGAAGCGGTCGCGGCATCCGAAACCTCCACGACCTCGGTGTTGACCCCGGTCGGCGTGCTCGGCGCGCTGCCCGCAGGTGTCTACCCGATCCGTGTCAGCCTCGCTGCGAATGCCGGGTCGGCCATGACGCCGCCCACCGGCCAGAGCGTGCTGATCATCGAGGGCGGTACCGCTGCGCAGGTGACAGTGCTCGTGCCAGTGACGGCGACGCCGGCCGACGGTGGTCTGCTCACGGCTGAAGAGCTCACCGCGCTCACAGCCCCGGACGGCGCTCTCACCGCTCAGCTCGACGGTGTCGCCGGCACCTCAGCAGCGCTCGCTGTCGACCCGCTGATCCCTGCCGCGATCCGCGCGCTCGGCACCGCAGCGCCGGCCAGCGCACTCGGATGGCTGAACCGACTCGAGGTGCTCCCCAATGATCGGTTCGCGCTGCAAGCCGGAGACGCGGATGCGACCACGCAGTCGCGCGCGGACCTCCCCGAACTCCTGACTCCTCTGCCGCTCGCCTCTTATATGGATCCGAAGAACTTCGCCGCGACGGCGACGCCGACACCGGATCCCACTTCTTCCGCGACACCCACCCCGTCTCCGACGCCGACTGAGCCCGAGTTGCCGACCGACGCCGAGCTGATGGCCATCGAGCAGACGGCACCCGCCGTGCTGTGGCCGACGGCGGGGATCGACACTGCAGATCTCACGAAGTTCAATGAGTGGATGTCTGCAGATGTGACGACGATCATCCTGCCGTCGACCTCGATCGCCGCCCCCACTGGCGCTGTCGTCGACATAGACGGTAGTCGTGTGCTCGTGATGGACGCGGCTGCCTCTGCCGCCCTCTCGGATGCCGCCGCGGCGGTGGATGACGGAGCCCGCGAGCGCGAGATCGCCGAAGGCATCGCTCATCTCGCGCTGACCGGCCCCTCGCCGACGCTGCTGGTCGGGCTCGACCGGGATGAGAGCCGTACGGCGGAGGCCCTGCGCGAGACCATCCTGTCGGTGTCATCGATCGGCGATCCGACCGATTT
The DNA window shown above is from Microbacterium murale and carries:
- a CDS encoding LLM class flavin-dependent oxidoreductase, translated to MKAFGFLSFGHYAPVAGSGTRTAGDMLHQTIDLTVGADQLGVNGAYVRVHHFARQAASPMPLLAAMAAKTERIEVGTGVIDMRYENPLQFAEEAAALDLIARGRIALGVSRGSPETALRGYEAFGYVGSEDPRGADLARDKFDLFLEAIDGAGVVQGDPQQVGEGRYLAIEPRSETLRDHIWWGSGSRATAEDTGRKGLNMMSSTLLTEATGAQFHELQREQIDLYRAAYKAAGHTGSPRVSVSRSVFPLINDMDRAYFGLRSAENGDQVGIIDGFRSTFGKTYAAEPDVLIEQLLADEAVMAADTLMLTIPNQLGVDYNLHVLESFATHVAPALGWKPNTEGPVQGDPA
- a CDS encoding DUF7059 domain-containing protein, yielding MTAVSDALPPTPDPSLAAALAADLDAADFRSEPLRRLWGEEADDALGRGVREPLLRAIARDVGALATLGRLFVLGMPQPHQLVAAALPRLGVDGLIALGLAAVSSDDGALEEDVVPSALIRPQSFVDADGIGEWWIASDLDELALGTALPADHVLGVGGASRTLAELIVPVSVGRALDLGTGCGIQALLVSRHAGEVVATDISARALAFAELNARLNGVNNVTFRQGSMFEPVAGEAFDLIVSNPPFVITPRVDGVTAYEYRDGGLIGDALVEQFVRDVPSHLTPGGIAQLLGNWESRPKTTGLARLESWIDPSLDVWVIQREELTPLGYAELWIRDGGTTPREDAFGRMLEAWLDDFAERDVTAIGFGYVLLRRPADPVPSRLRRFETVSQPLSAPGRALGEGLAAHDSLADGIPHTLITAGDVTEARHFMPGDDDPSVIELRQGGGLGRTVSVDSALAGFVGACDGELSVTQIVSALADLFEVPLVDLWNDLEPRIRQLVRDGFLVAG
- a CDS encoding purple acid phosphatase family protein — translated: MTSPSPAVRWRRSGLASAALLTLLGGSFAAPAAMAASVEAEVPDAPVITTDTTWRYLDDGTDPSPAPAGVRDWTKADFDDATWQSAPGSFGAKRGELASVGPHVPTTKLNQYLDGSSAPNVPTFFFRTTFELGSGVTEQLAALQSTITYDDAIVVWVNGTKVASYADGRITETTNIEYAGDSNGDPVTSTFSADAGVLQDGTNTVAVALYQDRDTSSDIYFDMSSLTLVEASEPGQPIVAPPTRVVLTPTETPATSQSFSWLAGDASHASGQVQIAPAQGGDIRTVDAYSAGVAGGNPNQHFSATVDALTPATDYRYRVGLEGSWSDWFEFRTEDPNQKDFQFVYYGDAQIGLDTTWPSVVAQAEANAPRSIGSVHAGDLINTGGNDTEWLNWFKGMQNSAVSTNVMAAPGNHEYSGDKLLTAWKANFEYPHNNPAIGSIGDLANLAQGDSEVAKQYRAYFEHWAEFAAETVYFTDYQDVRFITLNATRDTTFLTPSELPSCNGDECPSTKVSEMWTKFQAAWLDEVLKSSPSKWNVVTFHQPVFSASEGRDEPILRAEWVPVFQNNDIDMVLMGHDHTYARGYVNTDATETEGITTGPVYVVSNSGAKHYELAPDAENVWTNNGATQVLRGAGVTTYQVIDVSEGQLVYRSYLAEKTENATTDLPIGAVYDEFTVTKDDSGEKWVTEAGINPPVDPEPEVPAKIELSATSVVAGERISVSGTGFAEGAELEIELRSTPVTVGTATAGADGSFTTAVTIPKATPAGSHTLAVILPDGTEVTAGVTVAVAGGGADPGAGNGSGGGSVGGSSGDGDLATTGADSTGLILGAVVLLALGLGLFAMRRRRHAE
- a CDS encoding DUF6049 family protein; this encodes MITPRFSRRVRAQRRARGAVVFALAAALIAAPQLISVTPAVAAEEAPEDGTVEVSLTTGVHGVSQPGSPLLTTVTIDNGTREELSPGLVSVELNRTALADGAALTAWLDSGQTQGTFSSLGIEESEAVAASETSTTSVLTPVGVLGALPAGVYPIRVSLAANAGSAMTPPTGQSVLIIEGGTAAQVTVLVPVTATPADGGLLTAEELTALTAPDGALTAQLDGVAGTSAALAVDPLIPAAIRALGTAAPASALGWLNRLEVLPNDRFALQAGDADATTQSRADLPELLTPLPLASYMDPKNFAATATPTPDPTSSATPTPSPTPTEPELPTDAELMAIEQTAPAVLWPTAGIDTADLTKFNEWMSADVTTIILPSTSIAAPTGAVVDIDGSRVLVMDAAASAALSDAAAAVDDGAREREIAEGIAHLALTGPSPTLLVGLDRDESRTAEALRETILSVSSIGDPTDFSTLRTTSPQSATLRVSESDAAESSDRAALLNTLISDESRLTDFATILHDPLVLLSPERLQLLRLLGVADADAYTAAVVTHRTATTATLDAVGVQEPSPIQLFTSAAPLPVWVRNDLPWPVNVQLTATPSDARLDVQPSTEVAAGAASNTRVKVPVEARVGSGSLSVHFSLASPTGVPIGTDQTASVTVRAEWETIGLGILGGVIALLFVLGIVRTVVRRRRDAADAGSSD